From the Simplicispira suum genome, the window TGCTGTTCAATCTGCTCCTGTTCGTGCGCCTCAAGGACTGGCTGTACCTGCAATACGTCGGCTTTGCGCTCTCGGTGGCCTTTGCGATGGCGGCGCAAAACGGTCTGGTGAAAGAGGTGTTCCGGCTCGAATCGCCCCTGTGGTCCGACCTGTGCACCAGCTTTGGCTACTGTTTTTCGATCGCCAGCGGCACGCTCTTCATGCGCCGCATGGTGGAAGTACCGCGCTTGCTGCCCCGTCTGGACCCATGGCTGAAGGGCTTCATCAGCTTTTATTTTCTCAGTCCCTTTTTGTTCCTGGTGCCGGGCCAGACCTTGATCAAGGCAATGGCTGTGGGCTACATACTGGCCATCGCCGTCGTCCTGTCGGTGGCCGCATACAGCGCCTGGCTGCGCCAGCGCAGCGCGTATTTCTTTCTGGCCGCCTTCACGCTGGTGTGCCTGGGTGCGGCCATCTACGCACTGCATGCAATAGGCCTGATGCCTACCAATGTGCTGACGGCCAACGCCATTCAGCTTGGATCGACCCTGGAGATGATTCTGCTGGCACTGGCGCTGGCCGACCGTTTTATCCAGATGCGGCGCGAGCGAGCGGCCATGCAAGCGCAGTTGCTTGCCACGCAAAAAACCTTGATTGATACCCTTCGCCACAATGAGCAGCGCCTGGAAGAGCATGTGGCTGAGCGCACCGTGGCCCTGGAAGCGGCTAATCGCCGGCTTGAGGCCTTGAGCCGCACCGATGGCCTCACCGGCATCGCCAACCGGCGCCGATTCGACGAGGTACTGGCCAGCGAATGGGCACGCTCGCAACGCAGCGGCGAACCGCTGGCGCTGGCCATGATCGACATCGACTGGTTCAAGGCCTACAACGACCACTACGGACATCTGGCGGGCGACGACTGCCTGCGCAGTGTTGCGGGCGTGCTGGCGAACTGCGCAGCGCGCAGCACCGATCTGGTGGCACGTTACGGCGGAGAGGAATTTGCCATCATTTCACCGCATACCACGGCGGCGCAGATGCAGGCCTTGGTACTGGCACTTCAGCAATCCCTGGCGGCTCTGGCGCTGCCGCACCCCACTACACCAAGCTGCTGCGTCACGCTCTGTGCGGGTGTCGCTGCGCAAATAGCCCAGCCAGGTGAAGCGCCCGAAGCCCTGGTGGCAGCGGCCGATCAGGCGCTCTACCAGGCCAAGGTCGCAGGGCGCAATGGGGTGGTGCTTGCTTGAGAAAAGATCCTGGATTTTAACGAAAACCGTTCTGTAGCAGGTGTCGATTGCTCTTGTTTTAATAGCAATAAACCATTGCACTTGCTACGGAGATAACGCGATTCTGGCCTGTGGCGGTGTAGCTCTGCCATCATGCGCGCCTTGCCGTCGGCATTTGGTCCCTGCCCTTCATGCGCTGTCTCCTGTATCGGTCCTGGTGTTTGTCGCTTCGCTTCCTCGTGACAGCGTGGTGTCTGCTCGCGGCGGCGTGGGCAAATGCTGCTCCCGGCCCCGTGCTGGATGCGGCTGCGACAGGCGCATCGCCTACCCCCCTGACCGCCTGGTTCGAGTTGCTGGAAGATCCCAAGGGCACGCTCACCCTGGAGCAAGTCCGCTCGCCCGAATACCGTGCCCGGTTCATCCCCAGCAGGGACAGCGGCGAAGCGCTGAACTTTGGCATCACCCCCTCCACCTGGTGGCTGCGCCTGCGGCTGGCGAACGGGAGCAGCACTGGCGTTGAGCGCCTGCTGGAAGTCGCGTACGCGCGCCTGTCCCACCTGAACTTCTACGCGCCGGAGGCCGGCGGCCATGTTCGCACCATTGAGACCGGCACCACTGCACCGTTTGAGAGCCGTGGCTACCTGAACCGCAATTTCGTCTTCCCCGTCATCCTGCCTCCCCAGACCGAACAAACCCTGTACCTGCGGGTGGCCTCGACCACGGCATTCATCGTGCCGGCCCGGCTCTGGGAACCCACTGCTTTTCACGCCTACGAGCGCAGCGACTACACGGTGCAAGCGTGGTACTTCGGCATGGCGGCGGCCATGGTGCTGTTCAACCTGCTCTTGTTCGTGCGCCTCAAGGACTGGCTGTACCTGCAGTACGTGGGCTTCGCGCTCTCAATGGCCTTCGCCCTGGCGGCGCAAAACGGCCTGGTGAAAGAAGCCTTCCGGCTCGAATCCGCCCTGTGGTCCGATGTGTGCACCAGCTTTGGCTATTCGTTTGCGCTGGCCAGCGGCATGCTGTTCCTGCGCCGCATGGTGGAGACGCGGCGCCTGCTGCCTCGCCTGGAGCCATGGTTGCAGGGTTTCATCGCATTTTTCCTTATCAGTCCCTTGCTGTTTCTGGTGACAGGTCAGGCGCTGATCAAGGCTGCCGCCCTGACCTATCTGCTGGCCATGGTCACCCTGATGGGCGTCGCGATCTACGCCGCCTGGCGGCGCCAACGCAGCGCGTATTTCTTTTTGGCAGCGTTCGCGCTGCTGGGCTTGGGCGCGGTTACCAATGCGTTGCGCGCCATGGGGCAGGTGCCCAGCAACGTTTTTACCGCCAATGCCATGCAGTTCGGCTCGGCACTGGAGATGATCTTGCTGGCGCTGGCGCTGGCCGACCGCTTCAACCAGATGCGCCGCGAGAAAGCGATCATGCAGGCAGAGCTGCTGGCCACGCAAAAGGCCTTGATCGACACGCTGAAGGACAACGAGCTACGCCTGGAAGCGCGCGTCACCGAACGCACTGCCGCTCTGGAGACGGCCAACCACCGGCTCAGAGCCCTGAGCCGTACCGATGGCCTCACGGCCATCGCGAACCGACGCCGGTTTGACGAGGTGCTGGCCAACGAATGGGCGCGCTCACAGCGAACCGGCGAACCCTTGGCGCTGGCCATGCTTGATATCGACTGGTTCAAGGCCTACAACGATCACTACGGTCACCTGGCGGGCGACGACTGCCTGCGCACCGTGGCAGGCGTGCTGGCGAATTGCGCAGTACGCAGCACCGACCTGGTGGCGCGCTATGGTGGAGAGGAATTCACCATCGTCGCCCCCGGAACCACGGCGGCGCAGATGCAGGCCTTGGCACTGGAAGTCCAGCAGGCGCTGGCCGCCCTGGCGCTGCCCCATCCCACCACACCGAGCGGCTGCGTCACGCTCAGTGCCGGCGTCGCAGCACACATTGCCCAGGCGGGTGAAACACCCGAAAGCCTGGTGGCAGCCGCAGACCAGGCGCTGTACCAGGCCAAGGCCACGGGGCGCAACCGGGTGGTGCTTGCATGATTGCAATCTATAGAAAAATTGCCTCTGGCGCTTATTCAGCAAGCCCTGATAGCTCTTAAATCAATAGCAAACTAGAGACTCTGCGCCAGCCGCAGTCCGCTGAACTGCCAGCGCGCCGTGGTAGGAAAGAAGTTGCGGTACGAAAGCCGCGCATGCCCCGGCGGCGTGGCGCAGGAGCTTCCGCGCAGCACGTACTGGTTGACCATGAATTTGCCGTTGTATTCGCCCACCGCCCCTTTGGCAGCGCGAAAGCCAGGGTACGGCGCGTAGCTCGACTGCGTCCACTGCCAGACTTCGCCAAACAGCTCGCGCAGGCCCTTGCCGCCTGCGGCCTCGGGCTCGATGCGCTCGCGCGGCGCGCCGGCTTGGGCCAGCATGGCGGGCGCAAGAGACATTGCGGATGCGGCGGCCGCTTCCCACTCCGCCTCGGTGGGCAGGCGGGCACCCGCCCAGCGCGCGTAGGCATCGGCTTCAAAGTACGACAGATGCGCCACTGGGGCCTGTGGCGCGATCGGCTGCTCGCCGTGCAGGCCAAACCGGTTCCAGCCGCCCTGCTCTGCCTGGCGCCAGTACAGCGGATGGGCAAGCTGCTGCGCCGCGAGCCAGTCCCAGCCCTCGGCCAGCCACAGCTCGGGCCGCAGGTAGCCGCCATCGGCAATGAAGGCAGCGAACTCGGACTGGTTCACCAGCCGCTCCCCCAGGGCATAGGGCGCGAGGAAGCTGGCATGGCGCGGCAGCTCGTTGTCAAAGCAAAACCCGGTGCCAAGGTGGCCCACATCTGCCAAGCCACCGGGGAACTCCAGCCAAGCCATCGGCTGCACAGGCGCCGTACCCTGCAGCGGCGCGGCATCGCGGTAGGCCGGCGCGGTGGGGTTGCAGGAGAGCAAATGCAGCACATCGGTCAGCAACAATTCCTGGTGCTGCTGTTCGTGCTGCATGCCCAGCTCCACCAAGGCGCGCAGTGCCGCGTTGCCGTCTTGCTGCGCCAGCAAGGCGTGCATGCGCTGTTCTACGTTGCTGCGGTAAGCAAGCACCTCGGACAATGCCGGCCGGGTAAGCAAGCCGCGCTGTGGGCGCGGGTGTTTGGCGCCCACACCGTTGTAGTAGGAATTGAACAGCACCCGAAAGGCCGGGTGGAACGGCTGAAAACCCGGTTCATTCGGCTCCAGCACAAAAGTCTCAAAGAACCAGGTGGTGTGCGCCAGGTGCCACTTGACGGGGCTGGCGTCGGGCATGGACTGGGCGCTGCAATCTTCGGCAGACAGGGGCTCGGCCAGCACGGCGGTGTGGTGGCGAACCGCTGCAAAACGGATCAGAAGATCGTTCATTCGGGCTTGGCTTTCATGGCTGGGCGTGCACCACGGCAAACCACCCGCGCGCATCCTGCCAGGCGCGCGCACGGGAAAATCCGGCTTGCGCCAACAGATCGCAAAAGCGGTCCAACGGGTACTTGTAGC encodes:
- a CDS encoding diguanylate cyclase; this encodes MSAVRALVHRRLFFHPHCALRWLLCVLALAGASVALASSGDPAAPANRTLDVTHASAGPLTLTPWFDVLEDPSGALSFEQIRSPDIAARFTPSGRSGTALNFGITPSAWWLRLRLANPGDGALDRLLEVAYARLSHLDFYAPQSDGTWQQLHTGTTQPFDSRGYAHRNFVFGIALPAHAEPTIYLRIASTTAFVVPTRLWEPAAFHAFERSDYAAQAWYFGMVAAMVLFNLLLFVRLKDWLYLQYVGFALSVAFAMAAQNGLVKEVFRLESPLWSDLCTSFGYCFSIASGTLFMRRMVEVPRLLPRLDPWLKGFISFYFLSPFLFLVPGQTLIKAMAVGYILAIAVVLSVAAYSAWLRQRSAYFFLAAFTLVCLGAAIYALHAIGLMPTNVLTANAIQLGSTLEMILLALALADRFIQMRRERAAMQAQLLATQKTLIDTLRHNEQRLEEHVAERTVALEAANRRLEALSRTDGLTGIANRRRFDEVLASEWARSQRSGEPLALAMIDIDWFKAYNDHYGHLAGDDCLRSVAGVLANCAARSTDLVARYGGEEFAIISPHTTAAQMQALVLALQQSLAALALPHPTTPSCCVTLCAGVAAQIAQPGEAPEALVAAADQALYQAKVAGRNGVVLA
- a CDS encoding diguanylate cyclase — protein: MSLRFLVTAWCLLAAAWANAAPGPVLDAAATGASPTPLTAWFELLEDPKGTLTLEQVRSPEYRARFIPSRDSGEALNFGITPSTWWLRLRLANGSSTGVERLLEVAYARLSHLNFYAPEAGGHVRTIETGTTAPFESRGYLNRNFVFPVILPPQTEQTLYLRVASTTAFIVPARLWEPTAFHAYERSDYTVQAWYFGMAAAMVLFNLLLFVRLKDWLYLQYVGFALSMAFALAAQNGLVKEAFRLESALWSDVCTSFGYSFALASGMLFLRRMVETRRLLPRLEPWLQGFIAFFLISPLLFLVTGQALIKAAALTYLLAMVTLMGVAIYAAWRRQRSAYFFLAAFALLGLGAVTNALRAMGQVPSNVFTANAMQFGSALEMILLALALADRFNQMRREKAIMQAELLATQKALIDTLKDNELRLEARVTERTAALETANHRLRALSRTDGLTAIANRRRFDEVLANEWARSQRTGEPLALAMLDIDWFKAYNDHYGHLAGDDCLRTVAGVLANCAVRSTDLVARYGGEEFTIVAPGTTAAQMQALALEVQQALAALALPHPTTPSGCVTLSAGVAAHIAQAGETPESLVAAADQALYQAKATGRNRVVLA
- the egtB gene encoding ergothioneine biosynthesis protein EgtB → MNDLLIRFAAVRHHTAVLAEPLSAEDCSAQSMPDASPVKWHLAHTTWFFETFVLEPNEPGFQPFHPAFRVLFNSYYNGVGAKHPRPQRGLLTRPALSEVLAYRSNVEQRMHALLAQQDGNAALRALVELGMQHEQQHQELLLTDVLHLLSCNPTAPAYRDAAPLQGTAPVQPMAWLEFPGGLADVGHLGTGFCFDNELPRHASFLAPYALGERLVNQSEFAAFIADGGYLRPELWLAEGWDWLAAQQLAHPLYWRQAEQGGWNRFGLHGEQPIAPQAPVAHLSYFEADAYARWAGARLPTEAEWEAAAASAMSLAPAMLAQAGAPRERIEPEAAGGKGLRELFGEVWQWTQSSYAPYPGFRAAKGAVGEYNGKFMVNQYVLRGSSCATPPGHARLSYRNFFPTTARWQFSGLRLAQSL